One Candidatus Thorarchaeota archaeon genomic region harbors:
- a CDS encoding NAD(P)/FAD-dependent oxidoreductase, with the protein MTTDADVAVIGGGPAGLSAARTLNQAGIGSVLLTRESSPGATKPCGGFVPVRCLDEFGLERFSGCYEVSGVRMSFPGQEPCVVEFDEPVGYNSTRYDLGRALLDWAGRGECQVRLDTVVGAVTEESDRCSLRCHCRGEHYTLHVQMVIDASGVNPVSLRSGLVRRRLDAGQLGYAVQYQMRVPSDAKDLEPLNTFLYGRDYSPGGYAWVFPRRREAAVGTGGLVSRVRSSGRSLHSYIDTILSSVEPVKAQLQEAEVTRREAALLPLSGVVRPSFSRRVLLAGDSAGQCSPITGEGIYYAMAGGQMAAEVAAEAVKDSGLSSDQLRAYEKRWTRTLGLDLKWGLWLQKRFTRSGSGTSKATFLSSERSKRVVAEMLVGRRSVLSAMLSIAPSYVRSHLD; encoded by the coding sequence ATGACAACAGACGCTGATGTCGCAGTAATAGGCGGCGGCCCGGCCGGGCTCAGCGCAGCGAGGACGCTCAACCAGGCCGGTATTGGGTCTGTCCTGTTGACCAGAGAGTCATCACCAGGTGCTACGAAGCCCTGCGGGGGTTTTGTCCCCGTCAGGTGTCTTGACGAGTTTGGACTTGAGCGTTTCAGCGGATGCTATGAGGTGTCCGGAGTACGAATGAGCTTCCCAGGGCAGGAACCGTGTGTTGTAGAGTTCGACGAGCCCGTCGGATACAACTCCACCAGATATGACCTGGGCAGAGCGCTTCTTGACTGGGCGGGTCGCGGAGAATGTCAAGTCCGACTCGACACCGTTGTTGGGGCTGTGACAGAGGAGTCCGACAGGTGTTCATTGCGATGCCATTGTCGTGGCGAGCACTACACGCTTCATGTACAGATGGTGATTGATGCCAGCGGAGTGAATCCTGTCTCACTCAGATCTGGACTGGTCAGGAGACGTCTTGATGCAGGGCAGCTCGGATACGCCGTCCAGTACCAGATGAGAGTCCCGTCGGATGCCAAAGACCTCGAACCCCTGAACACCTTCCTCTATGGTCGTGACTACTCGCCCGGCGGCTATGCGTGGGTCTTTCCAAGACGCAGGGAGGCTGCAGTCGGCACCGGAGGCCTTGTGTCGAGAGTACGCTCCAGCGGAAGGAGTCTGCATTCCTACATTGACACCATACTGAGTTCCGTGGAGCCAGTGAAGGCCCAGCTGCAGGAAGCAGAAGTGACGAGGAGAGAAGCGGCCCTTCTTCCATTGTCTGGCGTGGTTCGACCTTCGTTCTCAAGACGAGTGTTGCTCGCGGGCGATTCGGCCGGACAGTGTTCACCCATAACGGGTGAGGGCATCTACTATGCAATGGCGGGAGGTCAGATGGCTGCCGAAGTCGCCGCTGAGGCAGTGAAGGACTCAGGTCTCTCTTCGGACCAGTTGAGAGCCTACGAGAAGAGGTGGACACGGACATTGGGATTAGACCTGAAGTGGGGTCTGTGGCTTCAGAAGAGATTCACTCGCTCCGGTTCAGGTACCTCGAAGGCGACTTTCCTTAGCTCAGAGAGGTCAAAGCGTGTTGTCGCGGAGATGCTCGTGGGCAGGCGGTCGGTGCTCAGCGCAATGCTCTCTATCGCGCCAAGCTACGTGAGGTCACATCTTGACTAG
- a CDS encoding right-handed parallel beta-helix repeat-containing protein, with product MVNNRNIAIELLDSLGGALSNNSLEGDVEGVYLQRSDTCLLTGNWLNVTGHGFILKDSQNVTVANSTVIVRDSAGIYLENTNRSLLSGNSVTGGSQGLHLWHSNNNTVSSNNVTRFVTNGLYIFQSANNTLDRNLADGGLNGFAVDSSDHIDLARNVATSIINYGFVLDDSHDVSLDSSNATNSRLGFYLHGAGFVLLTGNLAADSPDFGYHLESSHNCTLTGNSASNCSSSFFLTQSDNCSLTSNVATNGDIGFELDNSDNNMLISNTAAQNADTGFSLYGSRTTS from the coding sequence ATGGTCAACAATCGTAACATAGCGATTGAACTCTTAGACTCTCTTGGCGGCGCACTCAGCAACAACAGCTTGGAAGGCGATGTGGAAGGTGTCTATCTGCAACGTTCTGACACCTGCCTCCTCACCGGGAACTGGCTCAACGTGACGGGTCATGGCTTCATCCTGAAAGATTCCCAGAATGTGACTGTCGCGAACAGTACTGTTATTGTGAGAGATTCCGCAGGCATCTACCTTGAGAACACGAACAGATCTCTGCTTTCCGGCAATTCTGTCACAGGCGGCAGCCAGGGCCTCCATCTATGGCATTCCAACAACAATACCGTGTCAAGTAACAACGTTACCCGCTTCGTGACAAATGGCCTCTACATCTTTCAATCGGCGAACAACACGCTGGACAGGAATCTCGCAGACGGTGGTCTCAACGGATTTGCTGTTGATAGTTCCGACCACATCGACCTGGCTCGCAATGTCGCCACTAGCATCATCAACTATGGATTCGTGCTTGACGATTCGCATGACGTGTCGTTAGATAGCAGTAATGCGACCAACAGTCGTCTCGGGTTCTATCTTCATGGAGCTGGGTTTGTTCTACTGACCGGTAACCTCGCTGCAGACAGTCCGGACTTCGGATATCACTTGGAGTCCTCACACAATTGCACACTGACCGGCAATAGCGCTTCTAACTGCTCCAGCTCGTTCTTTCTGACGCAGTCAGACAACTGCAGCCTGACCAGCAATGTTGCAACCAACGGCGATATTGGTTTCGAACTCGACAACTCGGATAATAACATGCTCATCTCGAATACAGCGGCTCAGAATGCAGATACCGGTTTCAGTCTGTACGGGTCAAGGACAACGTCCTGA
- a CDS encoding right-handed parallel beta-helix repeat-containing protein: MVGNAASNNNNGLRLLYSDYNELRENTANKNSATGIALITSIHNTLVRNSVTYNYRGFELATNSNYNTLVNNTVAHNSGFGISVSSCTNNKIYLNTFELNSQNANDGGGSNNAWDDSVSLGNYWDDYSGSGVYAIPGSSNSVDHYPIFVDSLPPTIDSPDDVTYAEGTTNHWVTWTPTDAHP; this comes from the coding sequence TTGGTTGGTAATGCTGCGAGTAACAACAACAACGGTCTCCGACTTTTATATTCCGATTACAATGAGCTGAGAGAGAACACAGCGAACAAGAATTCAGCTACTGGTATCGCGCTGATCACTTCCATCCACAACACATTAGTCCGCAACAGCGTGACCTACAACTACCGTGGTTTCGAACTTGCCACCAATTCGAACTATAACACTCTGGTCAACAACACTGTGGCGCACAACAGTGGTTTCGGTATCAGCGTCAGTAGCTGTACTAATAACAAGATATACCTCAACACATTTGAATTGAACTCACAGAATGCGAATGATGGTGGCGGCTCAAACAACGCGTGGGATGACTCGGTCTCTCTTGGCAATTACTGGGATGACTACAGCGGCAGCGGGGTCTATGCCATACCGGGCTCGTCAAACAGCGTGGACCACTATCCCATATTCGTGGACTCTCTTCCCCCGACCATAGACAGTCCTGACGATGTGACATACGCGGAGGGAACCACGAATCACTGGGTGACTTGGACTCCCACTGATGCCCATCCCTAA